One Spinacia oleracea cultivar Varoflay chromosome 4, BTI_SOV_V1, whole genome shotgun sequence DNA segment encodes these proteins:
- the LOC130459612 gene encoding uncharacterized protein translates to MVDLTEAHMEVPEAEKEVPSAEKEQPEQGLTRKRRHSTLGSTSTSALDRLIHADPCSDVPLKRIPEEVREAMARYARAPVLGENPMAHVGSLVGPEAARENLLRANPQWRVPGAEERNPAMMAQYYLNEAVFWSSFASECSSVEERQLRRYQEAYARDIPVLDQKAGQLMAEMVDLKLLYLQYSREARESAEQIGAEVGKLTFRVEEDAEKIASFDKERKEMAAKFASELEEKDSLLKEMTSKFEAAIKQSQEAEARLVQFVKNREIVQNQADKVPVLQLKIREKDAAIRKLEQERVDLYTADQCREQYWNGILGARRMFAKHMPHFPWNEKVPLWMRAQDHLVECQADRDEAEAERQAALAEARAQKATSEGDTTAGGSSKDAPLGDAPETPKS, encoded by the exons atggtggatctcaccgAGGCTCACATGGAGGTTCCCGAAGCTGAGAAGGAGGTCCCTTCTGCTGAGAAGGAGCAACCCGagcagggtctgacgaggaagaggcgccactcgaccttgggctctacttcgacctcggccctggatagactgatccacgctgacccttgctcggatgttccgctgaaacggatccccgaggaggtaagggaggcgatggctcgctatgctagggctccggttttgggggagaaccccatggctcacgtgggatctttggtgggtcccgaagctgcacgggagaatcttcttcgggccaacccgcagtggagggttcctggagctgaggagaggaacccagctatgatggctcagtattatctgaatgag gctgttttctggtcctcgttcgcttccgagtgtagctcggttgaggagaggcagttgaggaggtatcaggaggcttatgctcgtgatatccctgtcttggaccagaaggctgggcagctcatggccgagatggtggacctcaagctactgtaccttcagtacagtcgtgaggctagggaatcggctgagcagatcggggccgaagttgggaagcTTACTTTCCGAGTCGaggaggatgctgaaaagatagcttccttcgacaaggagaggaaagaaatggctgccaagtttgcgagcgaacttgaagaaaaagacagtcttctcaaggagatgacgtctaaatttgaggcggccattaagcagagccaggaagcggaggcgaggcttGTTCAGTTTGTTAAGAATCGGGAGATTGTTCAGAaccaagctgacaaggtgcccgttctccagctgaagatccgagagaaggatgctgccattcggaaactggagcaagagagagttgacctctacactgctgatcagtgtagggagcaatactggaatggcatcctgggcgctcggcggatgttcgcgaagcatatgcctcatttcccttggaatgagaaggttccgctctggatgagggcccaggatcacttggtggagtgccaggccgatcgggacgaagctgaagctgaacgccaagctgctcttgcagaggctcgggcccagaaggcgacttccgaaggtgatactactgctgggggttcttcgaaggatgctcccctgggggatgctcctgagactcccaagagttag
- the LOC130471629 gene encoding uncharacterized protein translates to MRRNSYMYESSRGTSTSSQEDDVDVPRMTRTCKNFDAFFRRRFASPKKVLARMVAAAGFWVTGILGHQNFGRSGGSQNVVRLKVGYMVGGNMVSESKVKVSLSSSFLFRFIDFALCFVSAEYGFSCVDPVVLGISLDLKTIHDSAPDYKFGKENPRNPRLKDYVLSPSGVARISEVRADPWDSASSPEAVPVKVVLPDLRTTSDPDQRKRKGSTLLRPSAHPKKAKASQSSEKEEVSEVMPPPKNLLHFMPLPGQKLKSVVVAEPPPVDQPLAEEDTIPSPLKPSAALGIEIQDITKVMEAIEADLVPGSDVPTVAE, encoded by the exons ATGCGTCGGAATTCTTACATGTACGAGTCATCCAGGGGAACATCCACGTCATCCCAAGAG GATGACGTGGATGTCCCCCGGATGACTCGTACATGTAAGAATTTCGACGCATTTTTTCGCCGGAGATTTGCGTCGCCGAAAAAAGTGCTCGCCAGAATGGTGGCAGCCGCCGGATTTTGGGTCACCGGAATTTTGGGTCACCAGAATTTCGGCCGGAGTGGTGGCAGCCAGAATGTTGTAAGGTTGAAGGTGGGTTATATGGTTGGAGGTAATATGGTGAGTGAAAGTAAGGTGAaag TAAGTTTGTCCTCTTCCTTTTTGTTtcgttttattgactttgctttgtgctttgtttctgcagagtacggctttagctgcgttgatcctgtggtcttgggcatttctttggatctgaagaccattcacgactcggcccctgattacaagttcgggaaggaaaatcctcgtaatcctcgtttgaaggattacgtgctgtctccgtcgggtgtcgctcggatatctgaagttcgagctgatccgtgggattctgcctcttctcccgaagctgttccggtgaaagtcgtgctccctgatttgaggacaacctcggatccg gatcagcgcaaaaggaagggcagcactcttttgaggccttctgcgcatccgaagaaagcgaaaGCTTCTCAGTCTTCGGAGAAG gaagaagtttcggaagtcatgcctcctccaaaaaatctccttcacttcatgcccttgccagggcagaagttgaagagtgtggtggttgcggaaccgccgcccgtggaccaaccgttggccgaggaagataccatcccctctccgctgaagccgtctgctgctttggggatcgagatccaggatataaccaaggtgatggaggcaattgaagccgaccttgttcctggctcggatgtccctacTGTGGCCGA ataa